GTGTCCTGTTCCTTCCGGCCGATGGTTCTGGCCTTTTGGAGGGCTTCTTCCTCATCTCGTGCCGAGATCAACCGGAGCTGTTCGTCAAACTGGGGATGATGGTTCCCTTCGCCGCAAATGATTTGGAATGAAATTTTCGCAAGATACCAGTTCATAAAAAAGAGTTTGGTGTGGTAGGTGTTTGGCTTATCCGACGCTGAGCTCGGTGCCCCCGAATACGGAAGCGCCTTGCAGCACGAGGACCTTTTCAGGGTCAGGGTGTAACAGTTGGGTGGGACGGTGGTCGTCCAGGCTGCCGAAAACGGTGTCCATTTCTGAAATGACCGTCCAGGTCGGCGGGAGAATGATACGGGTGCCTCCAAAAACGGAATTGACCTCCAGGACAATGCGGCCGGTAAAGTCCGCCTTGCTGAAGTCTACCTCGGCTCCCCCCAGGACGGCGTTGATCTCCCCGCCCGCAAAGTTTTTGGAAAGGACGGTGCGCTTGGAGCTGCCAAAGACGGCATTGACCTCGATCATTTCCCCATCGGGGGTGGAAGCCCCGGGGTTATACCGGGACTTCCGCCAATGGTGTTCGAATTCTCTCCAGGAATGTTTTTCCTGGCGCATTTGTTCGAATTTTTGCCGCCAGTCGTTTCCCCAGCGGGCCTGCATCTTGTCCTCCCAACGCTTTTTGAAGCGGGGATTTCCGGGGCCTCCCCATTGCCCGCCCCAGGGGTGACCGCCCCAGTGACCGCACTTTTTGTTCCGTCCGAACATGACCCCCAACCCGATCGTGATGATGACCGCCGGCCAGATATAGCGCTCGATCTGGAAGTCCTTGAAGACCTCCTGCGCCAGGAAAAGGGCGCCGATCGCGACCAGGATGAACGATCCGAAAAAGCGGAATCCGCTTTTTATTCCGGTGAACAACCCGATCCCGATCAGGAGCACCGGCCAGGTGAACAGCCACCAGGGGAAAAAGTATCCCAGGCGCTGCAACAACAAGGCGCAGCCGGCCAGCACCACAAAAAATCCAGCCAGTATCCTCCAGGCCGTGGGGTTCTTCTTAAAGCGGGGACCACCAGGCTTCGGCTTTTCTTCCTTTTGCTCGTCTTGAATATCCCTTGGTTCCATTTTATCAGAATTTGATCAACAATGACACAAAGCTAAACGCCTATAACGGGGCTTACAAGCCGCTTTAGGCCGGGGGGGCGGGAAGGTCGGTAAAGGGGGGTAAAACGCCGGTAAACGGTTTAATAATCATGCACCGTCAACTCGTAATAGGCCCTGAGCCCATGGTGCACCATCACGGCCAGGGCGGAACCCACAAACGCCTTGTCATACCCGGGGTAGGGGGGTAACACGACCGTCGTGCCTGCCGGAGTATAGTTCATGGTCGGGTCGTATTTGGGTTCTACCAGCTCCGGCAGGAATTTCCGGACCTTCTGGAACAACTTTTCGCCCAGGTCCTTCCGGTACGTCGCGGCGGCCTGCGTCGTCGCCTCGTCCAGCTCTTTATAATCATTCCCCAAATATATTTTGGAGAAAAATGACTCCTTGGCCAGCGGGTTGACAGGGTTCATATCCCGCAGGGTCTGTATGGAGAAAGGCGTCTCCGGCACCCAATCCCGGGTATTGACGACCCGCAGCCCCCAGCCGCCCCGCGTAATAAAGTCGAAGTCGTAGGCATAGTACTGGTTGCCAGGTTTGGACGCCGCGCTGCAATAGGTTTTGATCACGAGGCTTTTGTCCAGGTAATACAGGTAGGACCGCAGCAGAAAGGCGATGGACCCGCCCTGGCTGTGCCCCATGATGATAAAAGACCGTACACCCTTTTCTTTGTATTCTTTTACTTTCTCCACCACCGTCGGCGCCAGGCTCGCCATGCCGATGAGCCAGCCCACGTGGACAGAAGCCTTGAAGTCTTCCGCCAGTTTATAGTGAAAGGAAGTGCTGTCGTTCAATTGGAGGATACCCGTTGCCGGTACCATGGCGCAGTAAAAGTTTTCCAACCACGATTCCTCCCGCCCGACCGATCCCCGGATGCTGATGATCCCCACCGAGTCCCCGTCCAGCCAAAGGTCCCAGCGGTTATCCAGCCCCGTTACCGGCGACCGGTAGACCAGCCGGCAACCCGCTGGCTCCGGGAGCATCCGGTCGTTCATTTTCCAGGGCGTATCAATCTGCCGGTTGCTGATCTCCAGCAACCGGATGTATTCACGAGGGTCGAACCCGGGCCTGAGTTGTGCGCAAACCAAACAGGGTATAACCAGCGCCGTAAGCAAGATGTATTTCATATTTTATCCTTACAATTCCACAGTCACCAATGTATCCGCTCCCCCCAGGTGTTCCAGCGCCTTTTTGACATCCGCCACCAGGCCGTCCGGTCCGCAGACATAAAACTGTTGTTTGAAGTTGCTGATGTTCGTCTTCAGCCAGGCCTCGTCGATCTTCCCATATCCAAAACCCGGCACCTTTTCCCGGGTCAGGGTATACTGGACGCGCCCCCGCAGCCATTCATCCCACTGCTCCTTCAGGATGATGTCCTTTTCCGTTTTGTTGGAGAAAATAAGCCGGTTGTTTCCCAAAGCACCGTCCCGCCGCAACTGCCTCAGAATCGCGATGAAAGGTGTAATCCCCGCCCCGCCCGCAATAAACGTTCCCTCCCCCTTATACTGTATGGCGCCCCAGACATCGTGCAAGACGATCTCGTCCCCCACCTCGATCTTCCCCAACTGCTCCGTCACCCCATGATGATCCTTGTAAATCTTGATCGTAAACTCCAGATGGTCCCACTCATTCAACCCCGTAAACGTAAACGGCCGCCGCTCGCCTTTCCACTTATCCCCCGGAAGCGTCACCTCCGTCGCCTGCCCGGGTACAAAGCTGTACCCCTTCGGCTTATCCACCATGAATTGCCTGACGTCATGGGTCACCCACCTCGTCGAGAGGACCCGCACGGGAAAAATATCCATAGATTCTTGGTTTGTAGGATAATATACAAAATTAAAGCCGGAATCTCCTCCTTGCGGGTCTGGCCCTGCCCCGCCACCGGCCCGCGAGACCCGCCCTTCCCTGCTCAAATTCGCCACCGGGCTGCGGGACCGCAAAGGGGTGTGTCTTTTTCCCTCTTTTCCGTAGGATTTAGGCCCACATTGCGTGTTTAAGACCTACGGAAAAGAGGGAAAAAGACACACCCCTTTGCTGAGACACACGCGAACCTTTGCACCGGTGCACTCCACCTATGAATGATTTTAATAGAAAAAGGAAGCCCCCCGTGGAGGACGGGGGGCGTGCTGAAAACTAAACCTTCTTCACGATTGTAGACATGAGATGGTACATGCAATCCAAGCGTGGTGCCAAGTGGCAATGCGTTGATAATTAGGGGGTCATGCTTGATAGCTATGAGTGGATGTGTTCGCTTTCGGCAAAATGATGTCCGGTTTTGATACAGGGGTCACTTTCCGAAATCGAAGAGGGTCGCGGTAAAGATCCCGCGCTCGCGTTTCTTGAAGAGCACACCCCAGTTGCCGTTATAACGGAGAAGGGTGGGGACGAGGAGGTCGCCATACTTGCTGAGTTGGGCTTCCATGTGGACGTTAAAATCATAGACGCCCGCGTCGTAGCTCATGTCATAGACGCGCCCGAGGACGTCCATGGTCTTGGGGTCGAACCAGGTTGTCATTTCATCGATGACGACGCTTCCCTTGGCGTCGTCCTTGGCTTTGATCTTGAAAACATAACAGTCCTGGCCGTTGTACCGTTGCATGTCGATGCTGTAGTCATAGCGCTTGGCCGCATCCGGGGAGAAAATGTCCATTTTGTTCCCTAGGAAAGGGACGCCGGGGATGGGTTTGCCCGGATTGAAAAAAAGAAGCTTGAGCTGCTCCTTGTGTTTCTCCATTCCGCTGAGATTTTCGACGTTGTGCACGGCACCCGTCACAATATTGGTTTCGCCGCAGACGGAGCCGTTTGTGAAGAACAGGGCGGCATACAGTTGCCCGGTGATATAGTTCCAGTTGCCCTCGTTGTCCCGGATGTCCCCGGTTGTTTTTTCATCGAGGACCTGCATGGTCCGGCAATTGCCGATCCGGCTCTGGTGGGTGCGGCTGTTGAGGCTGGCCACCATATTGCCGCGTTTATCCACCATGCGGATGTCGTTGATCGCAGAATAGCTGAGGACGCGCAGGTTCTTGAAGGCCTTGTAAAATGTAGTGTCTTCCTGGACCCGGCGGATAAAATCGCGGACGTCGATGTCGCTGCGGACAACGACCTCGCTGAGCTGGATATACCGGCCCTGCACATTGACGCTCGTGTCCTGGGCCTTTAGAGCGGCGAGGGGTACCAGGGCGATCAGGCAAAGACAGATCCGGTTTGTCATAGGCGATAATACATCAAGGATAATGCCTTATTTGGGGAAGGTCATTTTATAGTCCACGGAAACTTTTCCTTTGGAAATATCGTCCAGCTTGGCCTTGAGCAGCTTCCGGCGGAGGGGTTTGAGGTAGTCGATAAAAAGCTTGCCGTCTATATGGTCGTATTCATGCTGGATGACCCTTGCGGTGAGACCTGAAAAGGTTTCGGTATGGGGTTCGAAGTTTTCGTCGACGTAGGATAGCGTGATCTCTTCCGGTCTCAGGACGTCTTCCCGGATCTTTGGGATGCTGAGACAGCCTTCATTATAGGCCCATTCATCCCCGTCCAGCGACTGGACGTGGGCGTTTATAAAAACACGCTTGATGCCCGGATCGTCGTCATACTCCTCTTTTTCCTCGTCATCCATACGCTCGAAAACCTGGGCCGTATCCACCAGAAAAATCCGGATCGGTTTGTTGACCTGGGGCGCGGCGATGCCGACACCCTGGGAATAATACATGGTTTCCCACATGCTTTCCAGGAGTTCTTTCAGGTCCGGGTAATCCGGCGTTATATCTTTTGCTTCGGCCCGGAGGATCTGGGCGCCGTATGCGACGATGGGAAGAATCATAAGCGGCAAAGGTACGTTTTTATCCGTTTTGGGCCCGCAGATAGTCCTGGAGAAGGATCGTCGCCGCGATCTCGTCAACCAGTGCCTTATTACGCCGTTCTTTCTTTTTCAGCCCGCTGTCCAGCATGGATTGGGTGGCCATTTTCGACGTATAGCGCTCGTCCGCGGTTTCCAGGGGAATATGCGGAAACTCCTTCCGGAGCCGGGCGATCGCCTGCCGGACCAGGGGGGTGGCGTTGGTATCGGTATCGTCCCAGTTGGTGGGCATCCCGATCAGTATGAGATCGACGGTTTCCCGGGTCATATAGTTCTTGAGCCAGGTAAAAAGCTGCGGGGTCTCCACCGTGGTGAGCCCCGTGGCGATGATGCGCAACGGATCGGTCACCGCCAGGCCCGTGCGTTTTTTCCCGTAGTCGATGGCCAGTATCCTCCCCATCAAAAAATGTGTATTTTAGGTTTCAAATATCAAACACCATGAGCCTTTCCGCCAGCGAAACCAGAACATGGACCATGCTTTGCCACCTCAGCGCCCTGCTGATGCTTTTTTATACCTGGGGAGCCGTACTCGGCCCCCTCATCATCTGGCTCATTAAGCGGGGCGAATCCCCCGAGGTCGATGAGCAGGGTAAAGAATCGTTAAACTTCCAGATCACCATCTATATCATCTCCCTCGCCTTGAGCATCGTCCTCGGTCTGGCGTTCTTCGGGTCATGGGGCTTGTCGGGTCTTTTCGGCAGCCCGTTCGACCTGTTTTCGGCCCCGCACGTCCTGACCGGCGTGTTCGGCCTGGCCGGCATCCTGGGTCTTGTCCGCCTGGTCGACATCATCCTGGTGATCGTCGCCAGCATCCGGACGAATAACGGGGTGCCCTACCGGTATCCGTTCAACTTCCGGTTGATCCGCTAAGGGTGACTTGCGGCGCGTCGCTCCTATAGCGGTCCCTTGAAGAGGAACATATCCGCCACGACAAACACGGAGAACACCACGCTGGCGATCCCATTGGTCGTCATAAACGCCAGGTTCACCCGGCTCAGGTCTCCCGGTTTGACGAGGCGGTGCTGCATGATCAACATGCCCACGAATACCGCGACCCCGATCCAGTAGCAAACCCCGAAGTGACCATAAACGCCCGCCGCAATGACGCTGGCCGCGCTAAGGACGTGCAGGAGTTCGGAGATGCGCAAGGCCCTCCGTATGCCAACGGCTGCGGGCATGGAATGCAGGTGCTGCTCCTTGTCGAAGGACTCGTCCTGGAGCGCATAGATGACGTCGAAACCGCTCACCCAAAACACCACGGCAAAAGAGAACAGCACGGGCAAAAGCGCAAACGTCCCCGTCACCGCCAGGTAGGCGCCGATGGGCGCGAGGGATAGTCCCACGCCCAGGACCAGGTGGCAAAGCGCGGTAAAGCGTTTGGTATAGCTGTAAAAAAGGACCACGAAAAGCGCCACCGGAGACAGGAACAGGCAAAGGCGGTTGATCAATGCCGTACTGCCGATAAAAAGCAGGCAGCAGACGATGACGAACCAAAGTGCGCTGCTCCGGGAAATGATGCCCGCGGGGATCTCGCGTAAAGCCGTGCGCGGGTTGAGAGCGTCAAAGTGTGCATCGAGCCAGCGGTTGAAGGCCATCGCGGCACTCCTGGCGAACACCATGCACGCGATCACCAGCAAAAAGGTGAACCAGCTGAATCCATGACCGGTGCGCAATACGGCGGTGAAGTAGCCGATCATGGCAAAGGGCATGGCGAAGATGGTGTGCGAAAACTTGACAAGGCTTAGGTAATTCTTGAAGGTTGTCATACTATAAAAGATCTTCTGATTTCCCATAAGACAATACCCGCAGCGACCGATACATTGAGCGAGTGCTTGGTGCCCCACTGCGGGATTTCCAGCACCCCGTCGCAAAGCGGGAGAACGGAGGACGTAACGCCATCGACTTCGTTGCCAAACACCACCGCGGTCGGTCCTTTCGGTTCAAAATCCTGCAAGGCTGTGCTGTTCGTGGTTTGCTCCACCGCCCAGACCCGGTAGCCCTGCGCCCGGAGCGCCTTTACTGCTTCCTCCGTCGTTTCATAATACGACCAGTCCACCGATTCCGTGGCACCCAGGGCCGTTTTTTGAATGTCCCGGTGTGGAGGCCGGGGCGTATAGCCGCACAAACAAACACCACCCAACAAAAACGCATCCGCTGTTCTGAAAACAGACCCGACGTTGTGCATGCTCCTGACGTTATCCAGGACCACGGTCACGGGCAGTTTCTCAGACTGTCTGAATTCCTCCACGGACTTGCGCCCGAGTTCCACGGTCTTGAGTTTGCGCATGACCTGCAAAATTAAAATAAAATCCAGTACTTTTGCTTCCTTAAATCATCAATAATCATTAGCTATGGCTTACGATGTAATCGTTGTAGGTAGCGGCCCAGGAGGTTATCCCGCTGCTATCAGAGCTTCTCAACTGGGATTTAAAGTAGCGATCATAGAAAAGGAAAGTCTGGGCGGCATTTGCCTGAACTGGGGTTGCATCCCTACCAAGGCCCTCCTGAAAAGCGCCGAGGTTTTCGAATATACAAAGCATAGCCAGAATTATGGCATCAATGTAACGGACGCCAAACACGACTTTGGCGCCGTCATCAAACGCAGCCGCGGTGTGGCCGACAAGATGAGCAAGGGTGTTCAGTTCCTGATGAAGAAGAATAAGATCGACGTCATCATGGGCTTTGGCAAAGTGGCCGGCAAAGGGAAAGTGGAAGTGACGGCTGCTGACGGGAAAAAACAAATCGTTGAAGGCAAATACATCGTCCTGGCCACCGGCGCCCGCGCCCGTACGTTGCCCAATCTTCCCATCGACGGAACCAAGGTCATCGAATACCGCAAGGCAATGTCGCTGCCCGAGCAACCCAAAAGCATGATCGTCGTGGGTAGCGGCGCTATCGGAAGCGAGTTCGCCTTTTTCTACAATACCCTCGGCACGAAGGTGACCATCGTCGAGTTCCTGCCCCGGATCGTACCGGTGGAAGACGAGGACATCTCCAAGGAGTTGGAAAAACAATTCAAAAAACAAGGTATCACGATCATGACCTCCAGCGAGGTGACCAGCGTGGATACCAAGGGTAGCGGGGTCAAGGCCAAAGTAAAGACACCGACCGGTGAAGTGACCCTCGAAGCCGACGTCGTCCTGAGTGCTGTCGGTATTGCCGCCAACATCGAAGGCATCGGTCTGGAAGAAAACGGGATCAAAACCGAAAAAGGCCGCATCGTTACCGATAAATATTGCCAGACCAATGTTGCCGGGATCTACGCCATCGGCGACTGTATCCCCGGTCCCGCACTCGCGCACGTAGCCACCAAGGAAGGCATCCTGGCCGCCGAGGCCATTGCCTATACGGAAAAGAAACTGGCCCACCAGCCGGAACCCCTCGATTACGGGAACGTACCGGGTTGTACCTATTGCGAACCCCAGGTTGCCTCCGTAGGTATGACGGAAAAGGCAGCCAAGGACGCCGGCTATGAACTGAAGATCGGCAAATTCCCCTTCCTCGCCAGCGGGAAGGCAACCGCAGCAGGCAACACCGATGGTTTTGTAAAGGTCATCTTTGACGCCAAGTATGGTGAGTTCTTAGGCGCCCACATGATCGGACACAATGTCACTGAATTAGTGGCAGAAGTTTCGGTCGCCCGCAAGCTCGAAACGACCTACCACGAGGTCCTGGCTGCCATCCATCCCCACCCCACGATGAGCGAAGCCGTAAAGGAAGCCACTGCCGCCGCCTACGGCGAAGCGATTGATATCTAGGTAGAAATCAAACTACTTTGAGGGTATTCTCCAACTACAAATTGCGGAGAATACCCTTTTTTTATGGATTTTATGTATTTAAAAAAACTTTAAGTAATATTGTTATGAGAACGTGAAAGTCCAATACCGTACCTAATAGATTCCTTAAAATCTACATATGAAAACCAAGTACCTCTATGCACTCTTGGTAGCGTGCTTCCTCTCCACCACCATCCGAGCTCAGCAAGTTGGGATCAATTACCAGGCGGTTGCCAGGGCCCTAGGGGGCGTTGTCATCGCCAACAAAAGTGTGACCCTGAGGTTTACCATCACCGCAGGGAATAATGGTGCTGTACAGTACCAGGAAACACAACAATTAACAACCAACTACTATGGTCAGTTTTCCTGCCAGATAGGAACTGGGACGGTGACGCAAGGAACCTTTTCTACCATTCCGTGGAAAAATCAAAACCAGTATTTAAAGGTAGAGCTGATGGCCGAGGATTTGACCGGCAACAGCTTTATCGAGCTGGGGAACAACCCCTTCGCTGCCGTGCCTTACGCACTCTATGCCGCGAACGGTGGTACACCAGGCCCCGCCGGCCCTCAAGGCCCCCAAGGTCCTGCCGGTCCCCAAGGCCCTGCCGGTCCGGATGGGCCCGCAGGTCCCGCCGGTCCGCAAGGCGCCACGGGTTCCACGATCACCATCAAAAGCGCCTCCATCAACGCTTCTGGTGACCTGGTCCTGACCTTCTCGGACGGCACTACGACCACGACGTCTTCCTCCATCATCGGACCTGCCGGTCCAGCAGGCCCCGCGGGTCCTGCGGGTGCAACCGGTCCTGCCGGTGCCCAGGGGACGGGTATCGTCAAGGTGACCCTTAATTCGGATTACACCCTGACCTTTACGTATTCCGACGGCTCCACCTCGCCCAACATCGGTCCCATCAGGGGTGCCGACGGTCCTGCCGGCCCTGCCGGACCCGCCGGTCCCACAGGCGCTACCGGGGCCACCGGAGCTACCGGTACGACCATTAAAATTACCGGTGCCTCCATCAACGCCTCCGGGCAACTGGTGCTGACCTTCTCCGACGGCACGTCGACCAAGACGTCCAGTTCCGTGGTCGGTCCGGCCGGCCCCGCCGGCCCCACCGGGGCAACAGGTGCCACGGGCGCCACAGGTCCCCAAGGTCCTGCCGGTCCGCAAGGCCCCGCCGGCCCGACAGGTGCTACAGGTGCTACCGGTGCCACTGGGCCTGCCGGTGCAACCATCACCATTACCGGTGCCTCCGTCGACGCCTCCGGGCAATTGGTGTTGACGTTTTCCAACGGTACGACTGCAACAACCACCGCTTCCATCATCGGCCCTGCCGGTCCCACGGGGGCAACCGGTGCTACAGGCGCTACCGGTGCCACGGGCGCCACCGGCCCTGCGGGTCCCGCTGGTCCTACGGGTGCCACCGGCGCCACTGGTCCGACCGGTGCCACGGGTGCGACCGGCGCCGCCGGCGTCAGCGTGACGGGTGCCTCAATAAATGCTTCCGGCGACCTCGTATTGTCGTTGTCCGACGGTAGCACGATCACCACGACGACCTCCGTTGTCGGGCCTGCCGGGCCTACGGGTGCGACAGGTGCGACTGGTGCTACGGGTGCAACAGGTCCCGCCGGTGCGACTGGTGCCACGGGCGCCACCGGCCCTGCCGGTCCCGCTGGTCCTGCCGGTGCTACGGGTGCGACTGGCGCCCAAGGCCCCGCTGGCCCTGCCGGTGCGACTGGTGCAACAGGCGCGCAAGGTCCCATCGGTGCTACGGGCGCGACTGGCGCCGCCGGCGTCAGCGTGACGGGTGCCTCAATAAATGCTTCCGGCGACCTCGTATTGAGTTTGTCCGACGGTAGCACGATCACCACGACTACTTCCGTTGTCGGGCCTGCCGGTCCCACGGGTGCGACCGGCGCCACAGGTGCTACCGGTCCTGCCGGGGCTACGGGTGCGACTGGTCCTGCCGGTGCTACTGGCGCCACGGGCGCGCAGGGTCCCGCTGGTCCTATCGGTGCCACGGGCGCCACTGGTCCTACGGGTGCCACGGGTGCGACTGGGGCCGCTGGCGTCAGCGTGACGGGTGCCTCAATAAATGCTTCCGGCGACCTCGTGTTGACGTTGTCCGACGGTAGCACACTCACCACGACTACTTCCGTTGTCGGGCCTGCCGGTCCCACGGGTGTGACCGGCGCCACTGGTGCTACCGGTCCTGCCGGGGCCACGGGTGCGACTGGTCCCGCCGGTGCTACTGGCGCCACGGGCGCGCAGGGTCCCGCTGGTCCTACAGGTGCAACCGGTGCCACGGGTGCGACTGGGGCTGCTGGCGTCAGCGTGACGGGTGCCTCAATAAATGCTTCCGGCGACCTCGTATTGAGTTTGTCCGACGGTAGCACGCTCACCACAACTACTTCCGTTGTCGGCCCTGCCGGTCCTACGGGTGCAACTGGCGCTACCGGTGCCACGGGTGCTACCGGTGCGACTGGGGCCGCTGGCGTCAGCGTGACGGGTGCTTCCATAAATGCTTCCGGCGACCTTGTATTGAGTTTGTCCGACGGTAGCACGCTCACCACGACCACCTCTGTTGTCGGCCCCGCCGGCCCCACTGGTGCGACTGGTGCAACAGGCGCCACCGGTGCGACCGGTCCTGCCGGCGCTACCGGCGCCCAAGGTCCCGCAGGTCCCGCCGGCCCTACTGGTGCAACGGGTGCCACCGGCGCAACAGGCGCCACCGGTTCCACGGGTCCCCAAGGTCCCGCAGGTCCTACGGGTGCCACCGGCGCCACAGGTGCTGCCGGTACCGGTATTTCAAGTACCGCCCTCAACAGTGACTCGACCCTGTCGTTCACCTTTACCGACGGCAGTACCTGGAACTCGGTTACAAAGATCGTCGGCCGTCCGGGCAAGGGCCTGGACTCCGTATACGTCAATCCCGACTCTACGTTTGGGGCAACCTATACCGACGGTACAATCTATAAGTCCAAAATAAAAATTGTTCCTGCAGCAGCCGGCGACTCCCTCTGGAAAGCCACCAACGGGAACATCTTAAATGATGCCAACCTTCCGAAGGTCGGGATCAACAATCCTTCCCCCCTGACGACGTTCGACATGGTGGGCTCGATGAACCTGAACGACTCGGTGTCCGTCGCCCCTGTGCTGAACTTTGACTACCACCCGAT
This sequence is a window from Dinghuibacter silviterrae. Protein-coding genes within it:
- a CDS encoding FAD-binding oxidoreductase, translated to MDIFPVRVLSTRWVTHDVRQFMVDKPKGYSFVPGQATEVTLPGDKWKGERRPFTFTGLNEWDHLEFTIKIYKDHHGVTEQLGKIEVGDEIVLHDVWGAIQYKGEGTFIAGGAGITPFIAILRQLRRDGALGNNRLIFSNKTEKDIILKEQWDEWLRGRVQYTLTREKVPGFGYGKIDEAWLKTNISNFKQQFYVCGPDGLVADVKKALEHLGGADTLVTVEL
- a CDS encoding lipase family protein codes for the protein MKYILLTALVIPCLVCAQLRPGFDPREYIRLLEISNRQIDTPWKMNDRMLPEPAGCRLVYRSPVTGLDNRWDLWLDGDSVGIISIRGSVGREESWLENFYCAMVPATGILQLNDSTSFHYKLAEDFKASVHVGWLIGMASLAPTVVEKVKEYKEKGVRSFIIMGHSQGGSIAFLLRSYLYYLDKSLVIKTYCSAASKPGNQYYAYDFDFITRGGWGLRVVNTRDWVPETPFSIQTLRDMNPVNPLAKESFFSKIYLGNDYKELDEATTQAAATYRKDLGEKLFQKVRKFLPELVEPKYDPTMNYTPAGTTVVLPPYPGYDKAFVGSALAVMVHHGLRAYYELTVHDY
- a CDS encoding RNA methyltransferase; amino-acid sequence: MRKLKTVELGRKSVEEFRQSEKLPVTVVLDNVRSMHNVGSVFRTADAFLLGGVCLCGYTPRPPHRDIQKTALGATESVDWSYYETTEEAVKALRAQGYRVWAVEQTTNSTALQDFEPKGPTAVVFGNEVDGVTSSVLPLCDGVLEIPQWGTKHSLNVSVAAGIVLWEIRRSFIV
- the def gene encoding peptide deformylase, which gives rise to MILPIVAYGAQILRAEAKDITPDYPDLKELLESMWETMYYSQGVGIAAPQVNKPIRIFLVDTAQVFERMDDEEKEEYDDDPGIKRVFINAHVQSLDGDEWAYNEGCLSIPKIREDVLRPEEITLSYVDENFEPHTETFSGLTARVIQHEYDHIDGKLFIDYLKPLRRKLLKAKLDDISKGKVSVDYKMTFPK
- the lpdA gene encoding dihydrolipoyl dehydrogenase, with product MAYDVIVVGSGPGGYPAAIRASQLGFKVAIIEKESLGGICLNWGCIPTKALLKSAEVFEYTKHSQNYGINVTDAKHDFGAVIKRSRGVADKMSKGVQFLMKKNKIDVIMGFGKVAGKGKVEVTAADGKKQIVEGKYIVLATGARARTLPNLPIDGTKVIEYRKAMSLPEQPKSMIVVGSGAIGSEFAFFYNTLGTKVTIVEFLPRIVPVEDEDISKELEKQFKKQGITIMTSSEVTSVDTKGSGVKAKVKTPTGEVTLEADVVLSAVGIAANIEGIGLEENGIKTEKGRIVTDKYCQTNVAGIYAIGDCIPGPALAHVATKEGILAAEAIAYTEKKLAHQPEPLDYGNVPGCTYCEPQVASVGMTEKAAKDAGYELKIGKFPFLASGKATAAGNTDGFVKVIFDAKYGEFLGAHMIGHNVTELVAEVSVARKLETTYHEVLAAIHPHPTMSEAVKEATAAAYGEAIDI
- the ruvX gene encoding Holliday junction resolvase RuvX yields the protein MGRILAIDYGKKRTGLAVTDPLRIIATGLTTVETPQLFTWLKNYMTRETVDLILIGMPTNWDDTDTNATPLVRQAIARLRKEFPHIPLETADERYTSKMATQSMLDSGLKKKERRNKALVDEIAATILLQDYLRAQNG
- a CDS encoding DUF4870 domain-containing protein, with translation MSLSASETRTWTMLCHLSALLMLFYTWGAVLGPLIIWLIKRGESPEVDEQGKESLNFQITIYIISLALSIVLGLAFFGSWGLSGLFGSPFDLFSAPHVLTGVFGLAGILGLVRLVDIILVIVASIRTNNGVPYRYPFNFRLIR
- a CDS encoding UbiA-like polyprenyltransferase; amino-acid sequence: MTTFKNYLSLVKFSHTIFAMPFAMIGYFTAVLRTGHGFSWFTFLLVIACMVFARSAAMAFNRWLDAHFDALNPRTALREIPAGIISRSSALWFVIVCCLLFIGSTALINRLCLFLSPVALFVVLFYSYTKRFTALCHLVLGVGLSLAPIGAYLAVTGTFALLPVLFSFAVVFWVSGFDVIYALQDESFDKEQHLHSMPAAVGIRRALRISELLHVLSAASVIAAGVYGHFGVCYWIGVAVFVGMLIMQHRLVKPGDLSRVNLAFMTTNGIASVVFSVFVVADMFLFKGPL
- a CDS encoding LiaF transmembrane domain-containing protein, with protein sequence MEPRDIQDEQKEEKPKPGGPRFKKNPTAWRILAGFFVVLAGCALLLQRLGYFFPWWLFTWPVLLIGIGLFTGIKSGFRFFGSFILVAIGALFLAQEVFKDFQIERYIWPAVIITIGLGVMFGRNKKCGHWGGHPWGGQWGGPGNPRFKKRWEDKMQARWGNDWRQKFEQMRQEKHSWREFEHHWRKSRYNPGASTPDGEMIEVNAVFGSSKRTVLSKNFAGGEINAVLGGAEVDFSKADFTGRIVLEVNSVFGGTRIILPPTWTVISEMDTVFGSLDDHRPTQLLHPDPEKVLVLQGASVFGGTELSVG